In Streptomyces canus, one DNA window encodes the following:
- a CDS encoding SMI1/KNR4 family protein, translated as MSIDELASVVSPPPGVQPDEVDWQSVEHLIGCVLPADYKEMVRRYGPGCFSQFIHIYQPSSELRAIDLPTQVGESLWALRYLRDAGEPMPYRIDDPVEVLAFGRTDNGDVLFWRRTDIDAPDTWTVLVKEPRGEEWFEFPGDMSGFLAKVLDRTIAVPIFPRRFPSMAPIFESY; from the coding sequence ATGAGCATCGATGAGCTAGCGTCCGTCGTGTCGCCTCCCCCGGGTGTCCAGCCTGATGAAGTCGACTGGCAATCTGTCGAGCATCTGATTGGCTGTGTTTTGCCCGCCGACTATAAGGAGATGGTCCGGCGATACGGTCCGGGCTGTTTCTCGCAGTTCATTCACATCTATCAGCCGTCGAGTGAACTGCGGGCCATTGATCTTCCTACTCAAGTTGGTGAGTCGTTGTGGGCGCTCAGATACCTGAGAGACGCCGGTGAGCCAATGCCGTATCGGATCGACGATCCAGTGGAAGTGCTCGCTTTCGGTCGAACGGACAACGGAGACGTCCTCTTTTGGAGGCGTACGGACATCGATGCTCCCGATACATGGACCGTTCTTGTGAAGGAGCCTCGGGGTGAAGAGTGGTTCGAATTCCCTGGTGACATGTCGGGATTCTTGGCCAAGGTCCTAGATCGTACAATTGCTGTGCCTATTTTTCCGCGACGATTCCCGTCAATGGCACCGATATTTGAGTCTTACTAG
- a CDS encoding tyrosine-type recombinase/integrase — protein MRDAHLRHSTATLLLWQGVELVVIEELLGHAHIGATATVYAHVRLRPPGHRPPRPRPQQPHRHRLQAR, from the coding sequence GTGCGCGACGCGCACCTACGCCACTCGACGGCGACGCTTCTCCTGTGGCAGGGCGTCGAGCTCGTCGTCATCGAGGAGCTCCTGGGCCACGCCCACATCGGCGCGACCGCAACGGTCTACGCCCACGTCCGCCTCCGCCCGCCAGGCCATCGACCTCCTCGGCCACGCCCTCAGCAACCTCACCGACACCGCCTCCAAGCCCGATGA
- a CDS encoding IS1380 family transposase, whose protein sequence is MKKRIGSYPCVRTEGGGRGVVSQAGGVLLVETIRKTGLDRAISAALAPWRKSRAVHDPGKVLLDVALAVALGGDCLADVGMLRAEPAVFGPVASDPTVSRLIDTLAASGEKALTAIRTARSEVRCRVWKLARDGAPDAGGQVTVDLDGVLVIAHSDKQDAAPTWKKTYGHHPLMGFVDHGSGGTGEPVASLLRAGNAGSNTAADHIEAARLALAQLPTKYRRGRQTLIRCDSAGGTHEFVAWIAQRGRWLSYSVGMVITEAIHQHVLKIPASAWTPAVETGGEVRDGAWVAELTGDLLEGWPKGMRLIVRKERPHPGAQLRITDADGMRITCFATNTAGRPIAELELRHRLRARAEDRIRAARATGLRNLPLHDTAQNKVWLEIVQIALDLLAWMPMLALTGQTRLWEPRRLRFRLFSAAAQLVTTGRRRILRLAAHWPWTNEITDALARLTLLPNPG, encoded by the coding sequence GTGAAGAAGCGTATCGGGTCCTACCCGTGTGTCCGTACCGAAGGTGGTGGTCGCGGGGTGGTCTCCCAGGCCGGCGGTGTGCTGCTGGTGGAGACGATCCGCAAGACTGGCCTGGACAGGGCGATATCGGCGGCGTTGGCGCCGTGGCGCAAGTCGCGGGCGGTGCATGATCCGGGCAAGGTCCTGCTGGATGTGGCGCTGGCGGTCGCGCTGGGCGGGGACTGCCTGGCAGATGTGGGCATGCTTCGGGCCGAGCCAGCCGTGTTCGGGCCGGTCGCCTCCGACCCGACAGTCTCCCGCCTGATCGACACCCTTGCCGCCTCGGGCGAGAAGGCACTGACCGCAATCCGCACAGCCCGGTCCGAAGTCCGTTGCCGGGTCTGGAAGTTGGCCCGCGACGGGGCTCCGGACGCTGGTGGGCAGGTGACCGTGGATCTGGACGGAGTGCTGGTCATCGCCCACTCGGACAAGCAGGACGCCGCCCCGACCTGGAAGAAGACCTACGGTCACCACCCGCTGATGGGTTTCGTCGATCACGGCTCCGGTGGCACCGGTGAACCTGTCGCGTCCCTTCTCAGGGCGGGCAACGCGGGCTCGAACACGGCCGCCGACCACATCGAGGCCGCCCGCCTCGCCCTCGCTCAGCTGCCCACGAAGTACCGGCGGGGGCGACAGACCTTGATCCGCTGCGATTCCGCGGGCGGCACCCACGAGTTCGTCGCCTGGATCGCCCAGCGCGGGCGCTGGCTGTCCTACTCGGTCGGCATGGTGATCACCGAAGCCATTCACCAGCACGTCCTGAAGATCCCGGCATCGGCATGGACGCCGGCCGTCGAGACCGGCGGCGAGGTCCGCGACGGGGCCTGGGTCGCCGAGCTCACCGGCGACCTGCTTGAGGGCTGGCCGAAGGGCATGCGGCTGATCGTCCGCAAGGAACGGCCGCATCCCGGGGCCCAGTTGAGGATCACCGATGCGGACGGCATGCGGATCACCTGCTTTGCTACCAACACCGCCGGCCGTCCCATCGCCGAACTCGAGCTCCGTCACCGGCTGCGGGCCCGGGCCGAGGACCGTATCCGAGCTGCCCGCGCGACGGGCCTGCGCAATCTGCCCCTGCACGACACCGCGCAGAACAAGGTGTGGCTGGAGATCGTCCAGATCGCACTCGACCTGCTGGCCTGGATGCCCATGCTCGCCCTGACCGGCCAGACCCGTCTCTGGGAACCCCGCCGCCTCCGCTTCCGCCTGTTCTCCGCAGCCGCCCAGCTCGTCACCACCGGCCGGCGCCGCATCCTCCGCCTCGCGGCCCACTGGCCCTGGACCAACGAGATCACAGACGCCCTCGCACGGCTCACACTCCTGCCGAACCCCGGCTGA
- a CDS encoding ISAs1 family transposase, whose product MHAECDTPWSYTVADLAGTVVTTDALHPQREHATYLLTRGAHYIVIVKGNQKHLRNQLKSLPWREIPLQGRTRNAGHGRDEIRRIKVATVNNLLFPGARQAIQIKRRRTDRKTGKTTIKTVYAVTSLTAEQAIPAQLATLVRDHWKIEALHHVRDTTFRRGRLPAPDRQRTPHHGHLAQPRHRSPEAGRNHQHRRRAPPQRPKPEPTPPAPRTHMITKRASALRRSADHCAPRRISSNWTSPYRALRPYPKEPRRPATSHQRSTYLGISG is encoded by the coding sequence ATCCACGCGGAGTGCGACACGCCCTGGTCGTACACCGTCGCCGACCTCGCCGGGACGGTCGTCACCACCGACGCCCTGCACCCCCAGCGCGAACACGCCACCTACCTCCTGACGCGCGGCGCCCACTACATCGTCATCGTCAAGGGCAACCAGAAGCACCTGCGGAACCAGCTCAAATCCCTTCCCTGGAGGGAGATCCCGCTCCAGGGACGGACCCGCAACGCCGGCCACGGCCGCGATGAGATCCGGCGCATCAAGGTCGCCACCGTGAACAACCTGCTCTTCCCGGGTGCCCGCCAGGCCATCCAAATCAAGCGCCGCCGCACCGACCGCAAGACCGGCAAGACCACCATCAAGACGGTCTACGCCGTCACCAGCCTCACCGCAGAGCAGGCCATCCCTGCCCAGCTCGCCACCCTGGTCCGAGACCACTGGAAGATCGAGGCCCTGCACCACGTGAGAGACACCACCTTTCGCCGAGGACGCCTCCCAGCTCCGGACCGGCAACGCACCCCGCACCATGGCCACCTGGCGCAACCTCGCCATCGGAGCCCTGAAGCTGGCAGGAATCACCAACATCGCCGCCGGGCTCCGCCACAACGCCCGAAACCCGAGCCGACCCCTCCAGCTCCTCGGACTCACATGATCACGAAACGGGCATCAGCACTTCGCCGAAGCGCTGACCACTGCGCGCCCCGTCGGATATCTTCGAACTGGACCTCTCCGTATCGCGCACTAAGGCCATACCCCAAAGAGCCCCGGCGACCTGCAACGAGCCATCAGAGATCAACTTATCTAGGAATCTCGGGCTAG
- a CDS encoding glycoside hydrolase family 43 protein, with the protein MSVLLNRLAAIFVAVALLFTAQTLTTPQRAAAADPGYLMVHFTGDGSTNQQMYLSHSTDGLHWNDLNGGGMVLRSPVGTKGVRDPAFVRSPDGSKYWIIATDLCIGCGQTWSQSINDGSRSLVVWESTDLVTWSQPWLLNVAGAIPDGRNAWAPEAIWDPASNDYVLYWATNVPLNGATKHRIFYARTSDFRTITTPQSYIERPGTQEIIDTQIIEMPAGVGNYRYVRASGDGQITIEGSNSILGTWTRLGDLSGIGLPGSMVEGPMWMKFNGTNKWALYLDQYASGGGYMPVLTTDPSNPAAYQKQASGSYNMGGTKKRHGWILNLTAAEEARVLARWPNTAINRLQSYNYQDRYVRHTNFDVRIDQNVSTSPDSEFRIRTGLAGTGTVSFESVNFPGYFLRHSNYDFQLAYNDGTSQFAADATFRQGAGLADSTWSSFQSYNHPDRYIRHYAYELRLDPITTATARSDATFRVTN; encoded by the coding sequence ATGTCCGTGCTTCTCAACCGGCTGGCGGCGATATTCGTCGCTGTCGCCCTGCTCTTCACAGCACAAACCCTGACAACCCCTCAGCGAGCCGCCGCCGCCGACCCGGGCTACCTGATGGTGCACTTCACCGGGGATGGGTCGACCAATCAGCAGATGTACCTCTCGCACAGCACGGACGGCCTGCACTGGAACGACCTCAACGGCGGAGGCATGGTCCTGCGCTCCCCGGTCGGCACGAAGGGTGTGCGCGACCCCGCATTCGTGAGATCCCCTGATGGCAGCAAATACTGGATCATCGCGACCGACCTGTGCATCGGCTGCGGGCAGACGTGGAGTCAGTCCATCAACGACGGCAGCCGCAGTCTTGTGGTGTGGGAGTCGACGGACCTGGTCACCTGGTCACAGCCATGGCTGCTGAACGTCGCCGGCGCCATCCCCGACGGGCGCAACGCGTGGGCGCCGGAGGCGATCTGGGACCCGGCCAGCAACGACTACGTGCTGTACTGGGCGACGAACGTGCCCCTCAACGGCGCGACGAAGCACCGCATCTTCTACGCCCGCACCAGCGACTTCCGCACCATCACCACGCCGCAGAGCTACATCGAGCGCCCCGGCACCCAGGAAATCATCGACACCCAGATCATCGAGATGCCGGCCGGCGTCGGCAACTACCGCTACGTGCGGGCCTCCGGCGACGGCCAGATCACGATCGAAGGCAGCAACTCGATCCTGGGGACCTGGACCAGGCTCGGCGACCTCTCCGGCATCGGCCTGCCCGGGTCCATGGTCGAGGGCCCGATGTGGATGAAGTTCAACGGCACCAACAAGTGGGCGCTCTACCTCGACCAGTACGCCTCGGGCGGCGGCTACATGCCGGTCCTGACGACCGACCCGTCGAACCCCGCCGCCTACCAGAAGCAGGCGTCGGGCAGCTACAACATGGGCGGCACCAAGAAGCGCCACGGCTGGATCCTGAACCTGACCGCCGCCGAGGAGGCCCGCGTCCTCGCGCGCTGGCCCAACACCGCGATCAACCGGCTCCAGTCGTACAACTACCAGGACCGGTACGTGCGCCACACCAACTTCGACGTGCGCATCGACCAGAACGTCAGCACCAGCCCGGACTCCGAGTTCCGGATCAGGACCGGCCTCGCGGGCACCGGCACCGTCTCCTTCGAGTCGGTGAACTTCCCCGGCTACTTCCTGCGGCACTCCAACTACGACTTCCAGCTCGCCTACAACGACGGCACCAGCCAGTTCGCCGCCGACGCCACCTTCCGCCAAGGCGCCGGACTCGCCGACTCCACCTGGTCGTCGTTCCAGTCGTACAACCACCCCGACCGGTACATCCGCCACTACGCCTACGAACTCCGGCTCGACCCGATCACCACCGCGACAGCACGCAGCGACGCCACCTTCCGCGTGACGAACTGA
- a CDS encoding sigma-70 family RNA polymerase sigma factor, with product MRSKDTQERPDVAVVMAARAGDRQASEQLIRDCLPLVYNIVGRALDGHSDVDDVVQETMMRVLDGLPGLEQPDRFRSWLVAITVRQIHDRWRRGRTWLTAEPLEENAHETDPQADFSDLAILRLALSGQRREAVEATRWLEDEEREVLALWWMESAGELSRGELAAACGLTPQHAAVRVQRVKERLETARTVVRALTASPRCPDLAAVLASWDGRPSGLWRKRLARHVRDCPQCLLSSSDLIPAEGLLASFALVPVPAGLAGLVLARALGARSAGATVSAGTRTASGASRTARTIGRLAAKPAAAAAASAVTLAAAGVAWYMATGSHEPAPRPDVAAPLSAAASSVPPSPRRSASRTPTRTRTSTPTAAPATTAEARFSGRHLLRSVDSPGDYVGQAGRLGILGPVGATSSAATRQAATFTFVPGLADPRCYSLRDAMGRYLRHYAFRIRLDTDDGSVIFQKDATFCPRSGSTAGSVSLESYNYPGRYLRHRDDLQLWLDPAENTAAYRASRSFVLVAPWT from the coding sequence GTGCGCTCGAAGGACACGCAAGAACGGCCGGACGTCGCCGTCGTCATGGCAGCGCGGGCCGGGGACCGGCAGGCCTCGGAACAGCTGATACGGGACTGTCTGCCGTTGGTCTACAACATCGTCGGGCGGGCGCTGGACGGGCACAGCGACGTCGACGACGTGGTCCAGGAGACGATGATGCGGGTCCTGGACGGGTTGCCCGGACTGGAGCAACCGGATCGGTTCCGGTCCTGGCTCGTCGCCATCACCGTGCGACAGATCCATGACCGGTGGCGCAGAGGACGCACCTGGCTCACTGCGGAGCCCCTGGAGGAGAACGCCCACGAAACAGACCCGCAGGCCGACTTCTCCGACCTGGCGATTCTTCGGCTTGCGCTGTCGGGCCAGCGGCGTGAAGCGGTGGAGGCGACCCGCTGGCTGGAGGACGAGGAACGCGAGGTACTCGCGCTGTGGTGGATGGAGAGCGCCGGTGAACTGAGCCGCGGCGAGCTCGCGGCGGCCTGCGGCCTCACACCGCAGCATGCCGCGGTCCGAGTCCAGCGGGTCAAGGAACGGCTGGAGACGGCGCGCACCGTCGTACGAGCCCTGACGGCCTCGCCGCGCTGCCCGGACCTGGCCGCCGTGCTCGCCTCGTGGGACGGACGGCCGTCCGGGCTGTGGCGCAAGCGGCTGGCACGCCATGTCCGCGACTGTCCGCAGTGCCTGTTGAGTTCGTCCGACCTGATACCGGCGGAGGGGCTGCTGGCCAGCTTCGCGCTGGTGCCGGTGCCGGCTGGCCTGGCCGGCCTGGTACTGGCCAGGGCGCTGGGGGCGCGCTCGGCCGGGGCGACCGTCAGCGCGGGCACGCGTACAGCGAGCGGTGCAAGCCGTACGGCGCGGACGATCGGCAGGCTGGCCGCCAAGCCCGCGGCGGCGGCAGCCGCAAGTGCCGTCACGCTCGCCGCTGCCGGAGTGGCCTGGTACATGGCCACGGGATCGCACGAGCCGGCCCCGCGGCCCGACGTCGCGGCCCCGCTGTCGGCCGCCGCCTCGTCCGTGCCGCCGTCCCCGAGAAGGTCCGCCTCACGGACACCGACACGGACACGGACATCGACGCCGACAGCAGCCCCGGCGACGACGGCTGAGGCGCGGTTTTCGGGGCGGCATCTCCTACGGTCGGTCGACAGCCCCGGCGACTACGTGGGCCAGGCCGGCCGACTCGGCATCCTGGGCCCCGTCGGCGCCACCAGCTCCGCGGCCACCCGGCAGGCGGCCACCTTCACTTTCGTTCCCGGCCTGGCCGACCCCCGCTGCTACTCACTCAGGGACGCCATGGGCAGGTATCTGAGGCACTACGCCTTCCGCATCCGGCTGGACACCGACGACGGATCCGTCATTTTCCAGAAGGACGCCACCTTTTGCCCCCGCTCCGGTTCCACGGCCGGTTCGGTCTCCCTGGAGTCGTACAACTACCCCGGCCGCTACCTCCGCCACCGGGACGACCTCCAGCTGTGGCTCGACCCTGCCGAGAACACGGCCGCGTACCGGGCCAGCCGCTCCTTCGTCCTCGTGGCGCCCTGGACCTGA
- a CDS encoding LacI family DNA-binding transcriptional regulator, producing MGGVEKTRGGGAERATSRDVARLAGVSHTAVSFVFNGRAQGNLSAETQEKIRKAAEQLGYRPNAVARGLRRRRTAVIGLVTDEIATSPFAGRLLRGAMDMAWSSEHLVLTVDSGQDPVAEDAAVAELLDRRVDGIIYAALSLRRARVPEGLHRTFAVFANCLPEDGSLPAVIPAERAGGRSAARVLLDAGHRRVALVGGLDDIATAERLRGFRDALRTVGLTAEKDRIVRTGGEISAGYQGALRLLDGVPAHRRPTGIVCYNDRVAAGVLHAAARLGLDVPAELSVVGYDDQEHMAAFLSPPLTTVALPHRAMGETAVRLLLDAIDSGTAPPVTTRRLECPVVTRGSVGPAPSP from the coding sequence ATGGGCGGGGTCGAGAAGACGCGGGGCGGCGGGGCCGAGCGGGCGACCTCGCGGGATGTCGCCCGGCTTGCCGGGGTGTCGCACACGGCCGTGTCCTTCGTCTTCAACGGGCGTGCCCAGGGCAACCTCTCCGCCGAGACACAGGAGAAGATCCGCAAGGCGGCCGAACAGCTCGGCTACCGGCCGAACGCGGTCGCCCGTGGCCTGCGCCGGCGTCGCACCGCCGTGATCGGCCTGGTCACGGACGAGATCGCCACCTCGCCGTTCGCCGGGCGGCTGCTGCGCGGGGCCATGGACATGGCGTGGAGCAGTGAGCACCTGGTGCTCACCGTCGACTCCGGGCAGGACCCGGTCGCCGAGGACGCGGCTGTCGCCGAGCTGCTCGACCGCAGGGTCGACGGGATCATCTACGCCGCGCTGTCGTTGCGCCGCGCCCGAGTCCCGGAAGGGCTGCACCGCACGTTCGCCGTGTTCGCCAACTGTCTCCCCGAGGACGGCTCCCTCCCGGCCGTCATCCCCGCCGAGCGGGCCGGTGGCCGCAGCGCCGCGCGCGTCCTGCTCGACGCGGGCCACCGCCGTGTCGCCCTGGTGGGCGGTCTGGACGACATCGCGACCGCGGAACGGCTGCGCGGCTTCCGGGACGCACTGCGGACGGTGGGGCTGACCGCCGAGAAGGACCGGATCGTACGGACGGGAGGGGAGATCTCCGCCGGGTACCAGGGCGCGCTGCGGCTGCTGGACGGTGTGCCCGCCCACCGGCGGCCCACGGGGATCGTCTGTTACAACGACCGGGTCGCCGCGGGCGTCCTGCACGCCGCCGCGCGCCTGGGCCTCGACGTGCCCGCCGAGCTGTCCGTCGTCGGCTATGACGACCAGGAACACATGGCGGCTTTCCTCAGCCCGCCCCTCACCACGGTCGCTCTGCCTCATCGCGCGATGGGAGAGACGGCCGTCCGCCTGCTCCTGGACGCCATCGACAGCGGGACCGCGCCGCCGGTCACCACCCGGCGGCTGGAGTGCCCCGTCGTCACGCGAGGTTCAGTGGGACCAGCTCCCAGCCCGTGA
- a CDS encoding glycoside hydrolase family 32 protein, whose amino-acid sequence MSRPADANSPRFRVRPPANWMNDPNGPFRWGDRYHLFYQHNPDAPVHTNVHWGHASSPDLAHWDDHGIALRPTPDGPDEAGCWSGCVVDDGGVPTAVYSGIDHAHQGLSAICLAVAEDEGLLKWKQLPVPVVSGPPPGLDVTMFRDPFVFRFAGRRWALMGAGHADGTPSVLVYDCEDLYDWRFAGVLLDGRDPAAARAFGKRAIGWECPQLWATPGGDWVLAVALWDGDPLSTAYLTGRLVERADGGPRFAAGTGGGPLDLGRDFYAPSVLQDTESGRALLWGWSWESRPPEEVDRAGWSGVLTAPRVMDTHEDGTLRVVPAPELELLRAAVPFTAAPGPHRPLPLAYDLLVTARSAATVSLLRAASGAELTVRLDPASGTVTLDRTAWPRSRPDGTAPLVLSTPPGETLTVRILVDGSLLELFAGDRATATERVYRRDDDIAELTVPGADVEVTGWELVPLNLA is encoded by the coding sequence GTGAGCCGGCCGGCCGACGCCAACAGCCCGCGTTTCAGGGTCCGCCCACCGGCCAACTGGATGAACGACCCGAACGGCCCGTTCCGCTGGGGCGATCGATACCACCTCTTCTACCAGCACAACCCCGACGCCCCCGTGCACACGAACGTTCACTGGGGCCACGCCTCCAGTCCCGACCTCGCTCACTGGGACGACCACGGGATCGCCCTGCGCCCCACGCCCGACGGCCCGGACGAGGCGGGCTGCTGGTCCGGCTGCGTGGTGGACGACGGGGGTGTACCGACAGCGGTGTACTCCGGGATCGACCACGCCCACCAGGGCCTGAGCGCGATCTGTCTCGCCGTGGCCGAGGACGAGGGCCTGCTGAAGTGGAAGCAACTGCCGGTGCCGGTGGTCTCCGGCCCACCACCCGGTCTGGACGTGACGATGTTCCGGGACCCTTTCGTCTTCCGCTTCGCCGGGCGCCGCTGGGCGCTGATGGGCGCCGGCCACGCCGACGGCACCCCGTCCGTCCTCGTGTACGACTGTGAGGACCTGTACGACTGGCGGTTCGCCGGGGTCCTGCTGGACGGCCGGGACCCGGCGGCGGCCCGCGCCTTCGGCAAGCGGGCGATCGGCTGGGAGTGCCCTCAGTTGTGGGCGACCCCCGGGGGCGACTGGGTGCTGGCGGTGGCCCTGTGGGACGGCGACCCGCTGAGCACCGCGTACCTCACGGGCCGTCTGGTGGAGCGGGCGGACGGCGGACCGAGGTTCGCGGCCGGTACGGGCGGCGGCCCGCTGGACCTCGGCCGTGACTTCTACGCCCCTTCCGTCCTCCAGGACACGGAGTCCGGCCGCGCCCTGCTCTGGGGCTGGTCCTGGGAGTCACGCCCGCCCGAGGAGGTGGACCGCGCGGGCTGGTCCGGCGTCCTCACGGCACCCCGGGTGATGGACACCCACGAGGACGGCACGCTACGGGTCGTACCGGCTCCGGAACTCGAACTCCTGCGAGCGGCCGTCCCGTTCACGGCCGCACCAGGACCGCACCGGCCACTCCCCCTCGCGTACGACCTGCTGGTGACCGCCCGTTCGGCGGCGACCGTGAGTCTGCTGCGGGCCGCGTCCGGGGCCGAACTGACCGTGCGACTCGACCCGGCGTCCGGCACGGTGACCCTGGACCGCACGGCCTGGCCACGCTCCCGCCCGGACGGCACGGCCCCCCTGGTCCTGTCGACCCCGCCGGGCGAGACCCTCACCGTACGGATCCTCGTGGACGGCTCCCTGCTGGAACTGTTCGCGGGTGACCGGGCGACGGCCACGGAACGGGTGTACCGACGGGACGACGACATCGCGGAGCTGACCGTGCCGGGGGCGGACGTCGAGGTCACGGGCTGGGAGCTGGTCCCACTGAACCTCGCGTGA
- a CDS encoding carbohydrate ABC transporter permease: protein MPGPRTSPTPSRARHRLAPWGRIAGLALCALLTLGPVIWTVSTSLRTPAESFDLPPKIIPTDPTVDAYRGVFDQIDVWLYALNSALVTALIAAGQMITAGLAGYAFARLEFRFKKPLFALVLATMMVPLQVTMVPVFLELKTMGLTDTLLGLIVPAFPTAFGTFLMRQYFLGMPKDLGEAAMIDGAGPWRVFRSVYAPLAAPGLAIVGVLAFNYHWNEFFRPLILETSTENLTLPLGLVSLQGNLGTGSISVVLAGVVLSMIPAVIVFVVGQRPLREGITSAGVNR from the coding sequence ATGCCGGGTCCCCGCACGAGCCCCACCCCGTCACGCGCACGGCACCGCCTGGCGCCCTGGGGCCGGATCGCAGGCCTGGCGCTGTGTGCCCTGTTGACGCTCGGCCCGGTCATCTGGACGGTGTCGACGTCACTGCGCACGCCGGCGGAGTCCTTCGACCTGCCGCCGAAGATCATCCCCACGGACCCCACCGTCGACGCCTACCGCGGGGTCTTCGACCAGATCGACGTGTGGCTGTATGCACTGAACTCCGCCCTGGTGACCGCGCTGATCGCGGCCGGCCAGATGATCACCGCGGGCCTGGCGGGCTATGCCTTCGCCCGCCTCGAATTCCGCTTCAAGAAGCCGCTGTTCGCGCTGGTCCTGGCCACGATGATGGTGCCCTTGCAGGTCACGATGGTCCCGGTCTTCCTGGAACTGAAGACGATGGGTCTGACCGACACCCTGCTCGGCCTCATCGTCCCGGCCTTCCCGACGGCCTTCGGCACCTTCCTGATGCGCCAGTACTTCCTGGGCATGCCGAAGGACCTGGGCGAGGCGGCGATGATCGACGGCGCGGGTCCGTGGCGCGTCTTCCGGTCGGTGTACGCCCCCTTGGCGGCCCCCGGTCTCGCCATCGTCGGCGTGCTGGCCTTCAACTACCACTGGAACGAGTTCTTCCGGCCGCTGATCCTCGAAACCTCCACCGAGAACCTCACGCTGCCCCTGGGCCTGGTCTCCCTCCAGGGCAACCTCGGCACCGGCTCGATCTCCGTCGTCCTCGCCGGAGTCGTCCTTTCCATGATCCCCGCCGTCATCGTGTTCGTGGTCGGCCAGCGCCCTCTGCGCGAGGGCATCACATCCGCAGGAGTCAATCGTTGA
- a CDS encoding carbohydrate ABC transporter permease, which produces MTNTEIRPVGPEPARTRRNRRTGQTRKASESTAATTIRTRGTRLLAVLFLAPTVVGIVVFTVVPIAGSVVLSLFQWDVIDDPRWAGAANYREILTDSTVLVSFRNTLVFMVLAVALQLLIALVLAIAVNGRMPKWLRSVFRSAFFFPLVLSAASISVVMKYLFNQDFGPVNWLLGTVGIPSVPWLTSENGAMAAVVLAYVWQQFGFSFLLFVGGLNNIPKEVHEAASLDGASGVRKHLAITLPLLSPTLLVASVVGIINALQVFEQPYVLTAGGPGDSTRTVVMVIYETAFEQLRFGEASAVGVLLFALIMAVTALQFRLSRRYVHYQ; this is translated from the coding sequence GTGACGAACACCGAGATCAGGCCCGTAGGTCCGGAGCCCGCCCGCACCCGCAGGAACCGCAGGACCGGTCAGACCCGTAAGGCGTCCGAGTCCACGGCCGCCACCACCATCCGCACCCGGGGCACCCGCCTCCTCGCCGTACTGTTCCTCGCGCCCACCGTCGTCGGCATCGTCGTCTTCACGGTCGTACCGATCGCCGGCTCAGTCGTCCTCAGCCTCTTCCAGTGGGACGTGATCGACGACCCGCGGTGGGCCGGGGCGGCCAACTACCGGGAGATCCTGACCGATTCGACGGTCCTCGTCTCCTTCCGCAACACGCTCGTCTTCATGGTGCTCGCGGTCGCACTCCAGTTGCTGATCGCGCTCGTGCTGGCGATCGCGGTGAACGGCCGGATGCCCAAGTGGCTGCGGTCCGTGTTCCGTTCGGCGTTCTTCTTCCCGCTGGTGCTGTCCGCCGCGTCCATCTCGGTCGTGATGAAGTACCTGTTCAACCAGGACTTCGGCCCCGTTAACTGGCTCCTCGGCACGGTCGGTATCCCCTCGGTCCCCTGGCTGACCTCGGAGAACGGGGCGATGGCGGCCGTGGTCCTGGCGTACGTCTGGCAGCAGTTCGGCTTCTCGTTCCTGCTGTTCGTCGGCGGCCTGAACAACATCCCGAAAGAGGTGCACGAGGCGGCTTCACTGGACGGCGCGAGCGGGGTGCGCAAACACCTCGCCATCACCCTGCCGCTGCTGTCGCCCACGCTGCTGGTGGCGTCCGTGGTCGGCATCATCAACGCCCTCCAGGTCTTCGAGCAGCCGTATGTCCTTACAGCGGGCGGTCCGGGCGACTCGACACGCACGGTCGTGATGGTCATCTACGAGACCGCCTTCGAGCAGCTCCGCTTCGGCGAGGCGTCCGCCGTGGGCGTCCTGCTCTTCGCCCTGATCATGGCGGTCACCGCACTCCAGTTCCGGCTCAGCCGGCGTTACGTCCACTACCAGTGA